The Polycladomyces zharkentensis genome segment GTTTTTACATACACACTCAACAAAATCATTCGGAAACTGAATTTTCCATTGATCCTCAACTGTTTTTATTTTTTCGTCGTTCAGTTCCGCTTCCGAAGCAAGCCATTCAATTTTTTTCATTGTTTATCTCCCCTTCTTATTATAGTCGCTTCCTCCATCCCTGACCGCAACATCTTTTCCTCTAACGGATTGTCAGGCAAGAATCACATTCCATTTGGGTGCAATTCGAACGGTCAAAGCAACTCCCTACTTTATAACTGGTTCGGAGCATCCCAAAATTGATCAAAGTTTCATCAAGATTAGGTTCCCTTCCATAAACGGTAAATGGAGAATTATGGAAAGTAAATATGCGGTACAGTCGTCACCACAAACAAAACTCTCCCAAGGCCCACAACTTGGACAGGTTTTCTCTACAACATTTCATTCCTCTTTTCTTGCTTCAATCAACAAAACTTAAAGAAGGAATTTAAAGAAAACCGATTGAATACCTTTATCGGAAAGGGGGATAAAAGTGCTTGGTGATTTTTTGGAGAAGTTGTTCAACCGTTTCTTATGGTTCCCCTTTATAACAGCATATATTGTGCTTTCTGGATTGGTATGGTACGCTATATCTCAGATGGATTGGGGTAACCTCAAAAAGACCCCGATACCAGTGATAATAGTTGCTTCTGTATTATCTATATTGGCCGCTCTTCTTTTCTGGTGGAGTTACAAAGAAACGGCAAAATCTTTGCGTTTCAAGAGAGATTTTTCGGAGAGCGACAAAGATTTGGTCAAGGCAACCGACGCTCTTGATATTATGAGTAAAATCGGGAATCAAATTACGAAATGTATATCCGAACCTTTTTCAACGGCCAACAATCATTATACCTTTCATTCGATTTGTTGGCTGATTCGGGCATTTATGATCAATGAAAGATCGAAGGACCCAAAAGTGGTACTTTTTATTCCGAATGAGGAAGAAAGCCACCTGGAACCATGTGGTTGGGCAAATCACTCTACTCGCATCCAAAAATTCACTCTAAAAATTAGTCAAGAAAATGCAGCAGGATTTACATATATGACGGGTGAACCTTATTATTTACCTGACGTAAACGCCCCTGGTGTTCGTTTTGAACGCAACAGTTATTCTAACAATTCGTTCTGTTCATTGGTTACAGTTCCCGTAAAATGCGGAAATGAAGTAATTGGCGTTCTAAGTGTGACAGGTCAAGAAAAAAATTCGTACAATGAATCTGAAGACATTCCTTATTTAAGGGCTTTTGCCAACGCACTTTCCCCTTTGGTTACTCACCATTTATTAGGTAGAAAGGGTGTCTGTGGTGAACACCGTGAAACAGTTGGGTCCAAAAGAACAGATCATTTATGAACAGTTTGAGCAGGGGAAAATGTCCCGTCGTGAATTTTTGGACCGTGCAACAGAAGGTCTCTTTAGGGAAAAAAGGCGGAAAGTGGCGGAAAGGCATGAAAAATATTTTGGGAAAAAAATTTTGTGACCAATCCAATAGTGGCTTGGTTTTTTCTTTCGTACCAAATAACAACCGGGCGGGACAATCCGCCCGGTCTTCTTTATTTGATGGTCTGATCTTGGTTACATCCTATTCTAAATCATCGAATCTCTTCCACCAATCCTTTTATTCCCCCTTGGCAGCCTCCACTTTGTCTTATCCAACACCACCAACACCGCCGTATCGGCTATCGGGAATATCCCAAGTCTTGGTCAAACGGTACTACCTTTATAAACAGGCGTTGCAGAAGGAAGCCGAACGGCTCGTGGAAAAGGGCGTCATCAAGGAGAAGGAGGATATCTACTATCTGTCGTTTGAAGAACTTCGGGAGGTCGTCCGTACAAACCGGCTGGATTACAGCATCATAACCAAGAGAAAAGAGGAGTACGAGGTCTATGAGAAGTTGACGCCGCCGCGGATCTTAACATCCGAGGGCGAGTGTATCGTTGGCGAGTACAACGCCGACAATATCCCCCAAGGGGCTTTGTCGGGCATCCCCGTCTCGTCCGGCATTGTCGAGGAACGCGCACGTGTCAATTTAAAAATGGAGGACGCCGACAACATAGAGGATGGCGATATCTTGGTCACGACATTTACTGATCCCAGCTGGACGCCGTTGTTTGTATCCGTCAAGGGCTTGGTGACCGAAGTAGGCGGGCTGATGACCCATGGTTCCGTCATTGCGCGCGAATACGGTCTTCCGGCAGTCGTAGGGGTGGAAAACGCTACGAAACGGATCAAAGACGGACAGCGGATCCGTGTGAACGGAACAGAAGGATACGTTGAACTGTTGTGACGGGGGATGACCGCTAACATACATTAGCGGTCATTCAACCGGGACGGGACAGGTCTTTGTTTTCCGCCCGAGTCTCCCTTTTGACTATTTTTTTGCCATTAAGTACATAAAATAGGGTGCCCCAATGATTGAAACGACAATTCCGGCAGGAATACCGCTTGGGTCCAATATGACCCTTCCGATGGTATCCGCAGCAAGGAGCAAAATGGCTCCGAGCACAGCCGCTATCGGAAGGAACCATTGATGACGCGGTCCTACCAATGCCCTTGCGATATGCGGAGCCATGAGCCCAATAAACGGGATACTTCCGCTGACTGATACAGAAGCTGAGGAAAGAGCCACCGCGATAAAAATCAGGATGAGCCTTTCCCTTTCCACATGGACCCCCAAACCCACAGATACATGTTCATGCAAGTTCAATATGTTGAGTACATTCGATTTTGCCAAGACAACAGGGAGCAACAAAAGAATCCAAGGAAGTAAGGCCAGAACAAATGTCCAATCATCTCCCCAAATTCTCCCCGCCATCCAATTGGCAAAAAAATCATATTCCTCACGTTCCAAACGGGTGCTCAGGGTTAAAATCGCGCCATTCATGGCAGCTGCTATCCCAACACCAATTAAAACGAGCCGATTCGGATCAACCCCCTCCCCTTTTAGATAGGACAGGATGTAAATGATAGCTGCAGCGAATATTCCTCCCAATAACGCAAAAAGGGGGAGTACGTATAAAAAATTTGTCGATTCTGCGGTAAAAAACATAACATAAAAAACCACCATCAGCCCGGCGCCTGCATGAATTCCCAAAACACCCGGATCCGAAAGCGGGTTTCTGGTAATACTTTGCAGAATCGAACCGGAAACGGCCAGTCCCATACCGGCCAGTATCGTGATGATGATTCTCGGAAGCCGGAAATCAAATAAAATCAAATTTTCCTTGCTGGTGCCCTGTCCTAAAATGGTACGTGCCAATTGAGCAGGGGATAAAGATATATATCCGGTTGCCACACTGATCACGAAAAGTGCCAGAAGCAAAAAGAGTGCTGATATCATGGTGAATCGCACTCTCTTGAGCCGATCTGAATTGATCATGTTCACTTTCTTCCCCCCTTTCGTGCAAGATAAAGGAAGAAAGGAACGCCGGCAATGGATACGATTGCACCAATTGGGGTCTCATATGGAGCGTTTACCATTCTCGCAGCCGTGTCGGCAAGCACCATCAGTATGCCTCCAAATACGGCTGAACATGGGATGATCCAACGATAATCCGTCCCAACCAGATAACGGACTATGTTAGGCACCATTAATCCAACAAAAGCAACAGGCCCAACCAGTGAAACGGCAGCTCCCGCCAGGATCAGCACAACAGTCATCAGGACGGCTTTTGTTAACAGAGTCCGCTGTCCCAACCCTTTTGCCATTTCTTCACCAAAGCTGAGGATGGTTAAGTGTTTGGAAAGCACGATTGCCATCATCATTCCCACAACAACCACCGGGAAAATCAGTTTCAATTGGAGCCAGTTTGTTCCGGAAACACCCCCAGCCGTCCAAAAAGCAAGATCCTGAGACAGTTTATAATACAGGGCCATCCCTTCCCCTAAAGCCGACAATAATGCCGACACAGCTGCACCCGCCAGAGTGATGCGGACGGGAGACATTCCTCCCGGCCTTAACGATCCCAGACCAAACACCAGTCCGGCTCCTATTCCGGCACCAATAAAGGAAACGAACATGACTGATAAATAGGTGGCACTCGGGTGGAAAGCAAATACACACGCAAGAGCCAGACTTGCACCGGCGTTGAGACCAAGCAGACCGGGATCTGCGAGGGGATTTCTTGTCATTCCCTGCATAATGGCTCCGCTGACCGCAAAGGCTGCCCCAACGATTGCTGCTCCCAGCTCCCTCGGCAACCTGATGCCGACAATAATTTGATCCGCTTCCCTGGTGGAATCATAGTGAAAAATCGATCTCCACACAGTTTGAAAATCAATATGGGCAGCCCCTACTGAAATCCCCAACACAATACTCCCTATCAGGAGTATGAAACCGAAAGCCAATAGGGAAGTACCGATTGCCGGTCGGGAATAAACTTTATTTTCTTTTTCAACCATAAGATCCAGTCCCTTTAATAAACTTATGATTTCCCTTTGGTCAGTGCTTTGACGATGAATTCCATTTCTTTTTCAAGGGAGATCGGGTCATTGAAATAGAAGGACTTTGAATCGAATGGAATGACATGATTTTTTTGTACTGCCGGTATCCTTTTCCAAACATCCGTCTCCATAAATGAGTTATCCGCAGCTTCAGCTCCTTTACCCACAAAAATGTAATCACCTGCGTATTGGGGAATCACTTCGGCTGAAATTGCCTTATACCCAGGACCAAACACGTCTTGTTCCACTTTTTTGGGAGCTTTCAGACCAAGAGCCTGATAGATTACTTCCGTTCCACGACCCCAATTGTTCCCATATACGTAAATATCTTTTCCATATTTTTCTAAAACGGTAACGGTAACGTTGTCACCGATGGCTTCGCGGACCTTTTTCCTCGCCGCTTTCGCTTTCTCTTGCCACTCTTTCACCCACGCTCTTGCTTCCTTTTCTTTGCCAACCAATTTCCCTATTTCAATATGTTGTTGCAGATAATTGTATTTATCGTAGGTAAAAGCAACCGTCGGAGCAATCTCGGAATATTTCTTGATATTTTTGTCGTTTGAATAAGTAATGATCAAATCAGGATTTAATGCCACGAGCTTCTCCAAAGAATCAGTGGTTACCACTTCTACATCATCCAATTTGCCTTTAAAGAATTGACTCTCCTTGGGCCATTCGTTGACAGCGATCGGTTTAATCCCCAGTTTCAGCAGATTTCCTACATAAGACGCTGCCAGCACAGCAACTCTTTTCGGGCGGGCAGGCACTTTGATATCACCATGTTCAGAATGATAAACCCTCATTTTTTGTGAAGAATCAGCTTCCAGGCCGAAATGATTCTGATTCGTTCCACAAGCTGCCAACAAACCAACAAGAACTGCAATTAAGCTTAGAAACAAACATTTTTTGAGTATCCTCATTACGCTCATCCTCCATTCAATGTAATGAAAATCATTCTCAATTTAATGTTGAAAAAAATAAATATATCTTCGTCAGAAAATCGTTATATCGCCATTTCTTCCATTGCATGAAACCTGTTGATTAAATCGTATGTGAGGCAAATCGGTTTTTTTGTTCTCGGGTCTATGCCAATCTCAACATCAATGTGAAAGACACGCCTTAGAACCTGAGAAGTCATTACCTCTTCTGCGGTCCCTTCCTTTATGATGTCACCATCCTTCATGGCTACAATATGATCAGCGAAACGGGCTGCATGATTTAAATCATGAATCACCATCACAATGGTACGTTTTTCTTTTTCGTTTAAGTATTTCAGCAGCTCCAAGACCTCCAGCTGGTGTGCCAAATCAAGATATGTTGTCGGCTCATCAAGAAGAATGATATCCGTTTCCTGGGCTAACGCCATGGCAATCCAAACTCTCTGCCTCTGTCCTCCTGAAAGGGTATCCACTTCCCTGTCCCTGAAGGAGGCAATACCGGTTACCTGAAGTGCCCAATTGATTACCTCCCGGTCTTGATCCTTCAGCCTCCCCATCCCTTTTTGATAAGGAAACCTTCCATATGAAACCAATTCTGCAACCGTCAGCCCCTCCGGAGCACCCAGTGACTGGGGCAATATCGCCATTTTTTGAGCAATCTTTTTTGTAGATTCCTTAATAATTTCTTTTCCATCCAGAAATACAGCACCAGATTTTGCAGCAAGTATTCGAGCCATTGCTTTCAAAACAGTCGATTTACCGCAACCATTCGGTCCAATAATCGCCGTGATTTTATTATCAGGGATGTTTAAGTTTAAATTTTTTACGATATCATGGTCTCCATAGGCTATTCTTAAATTCTCGGTAAAAAGCCTGGACATGATTTTTCCCCCTGTTTCCCTTTGCTCACAAATTAAAAAGGGACAACGTATGTATATGTTCCAAAACGATCACCAATATTTTCCTTATCCATCAATCCCTCAACTTCCCCAACAACAGGAATGAAAGTGATTATCAGTTTCGATTTTATTGAAAAACCAACACCGCGTCAATGGGATGGTTGAATGACAGATTTTTTCAAAAGTGAAGGATTTTTTAACCAAAGTCTTGAACAAAGGGGATTTAGTGAAATAAGTGAAAACATATCCTCAAGTAACCATAACCATTCCCCAATTGAATTCTTTTTTCTTGTGCTCGAATTATCCAAGGCGGCATATTCAAACCTCCCTGCTCCCTCTTTAAAATCATTTGAAGAGTACTTGTGGACAATTCCTGTTTATTTATTTGTCATTTCGGAGGAAATCCAAGACCGTCGCCAATGGGAAGATGACCTATGTGCAACGGCAACAACCATGATGAAATTTTTCGAACACCTTTTTGTGAAATTAATCACATTCGCCTCATCTAATACAATATATAATTTAGATAGCAAGATGCTGTAGATATCGGTGTTTCAGGAGTAAAATTAGGTGTAAAAAATTGGGCTAAGAGAGGTTGTTATGTGAATATGTTCACAAAAAAGAGGTCTCGATTGCTGAAAAAGGGGGAAGCAAATTGGCATACGCAATTCAGGATGTAACCAAAAAGCATGACAAGGAAGTCAAGGTCATACCATTATTGATCACGCTGAGCATCGGTGTTGTCATCTGGTTTTTGCCGACTCCTTCAGGAGTAACGGAACAAGCTTGGCATCTGCTTGCCATCTTTATTGCGACCATTGTCGGTCTGATTATCAAACCCCTTCCCATGGGATCCGTGGCAATTCTCGCCATTATGGCGACAGGTCTCACGAAAACATTGAGCATCGATGATGCACTGAGCGGTTTCCAAAACTCCACGATTTGGCTCATAGTCATCGCTTTCTTTATTTCCCGAGGCTTTATTAAAACCGGCCTTGGCACAAGGATTGCCTATCTGTTTGTAAAAAAGTTCGGCAAAAAAACGTTGGGCCTTTCCTATTCGCTGTTGGCAAGCGACCTCATATTGGCCCCGGCAATGCCGAGCAATACAGCACGAGCCGGCGGCATTATCTTCCCGATTATCCGTTCTCTTTCTGAAACATTTGGCTCCCGCCCCGGGGATGGGACAGAAAGGAAAATTGGCGCTTTCTTAACAAAAGTCGCCTTTCAAGGTGATATGGTTACAAGCGCCATGTTTATGACTGCAATGGCAGCAAACCCCCTGGCAGCAAATCTTGCCAAAGATATATTAAAAACCGATATTTCTTGGACGAGTTGGGCAGCGGCTGCTCTTGTACCGGGGCTGGTGAGTCTGATATTGATTCCATTGGTTCTTTACAAACTGTATCCACCAGAAATTAAAGAAACCAAAGGTGCAACGGAATTGGCGACACAAAAATTGAAAGAATTGGGTCCGCTGAAACGGTCTGAAAAGAGTATGATCGCTGTCTTTCTATTGATCTTGTTTCTCTGGATTTTCGGCGAAAAGGGTTTGCCGATCTTGGGGGAAATTGGCGCAACAACCACTGCCTTTATTGGTCTTTCAGCCCTACTGCTTACCCAAGTTCTCACATGGTCAGACATTAAAAAAGAAGAGAATGCCTGGGACACGTTAACATGGTTTTCTGCACTGGTCATGATGGCGACCCACTTGGATAAACTCGGCTTGATTTCTTGGTTTAGCAATCGCATGAAAGATTCCGTAAGCGATATGGCTTGGGTATGGGGACTCGTCATCCTGGCAGTCGTCTACTTCTACAGTCACTATTTCTTCGCCAGCGCCACGGCCCACGTCAGTGCCATGTATTCCTCGTTCTTGGCCGTCATCACGGCTGCGGGGGCTCCGGGAATGCTCGCGGCTTTGATTCTTGCATATTTTAGCAATTTGTATGGTTGTATCACGCACTATGGAAGTGGTCCGGCACCCGTCTTTTTCGGCTCAGGTTACATTACGCAAGGCAAATGGTGGTCCCTTGGGTTAATCCTCTCTGTCATGCACATCGTGGTTTGGTTTGTGATCGGCGGCTTATGGTGGAAAGTACTCGGTCTTTGGTGAAAAGGAGATGAAGCCAGATGCTTTCGCGGTGCTGCAACGCAAAAATCAAAGTGGAGTTCCATGAGGAGTATGATTATTGCAGCGATGATGATTATCCGTTAAAAGTACCATATTTGGTTTGTACGAAATGCGGAAAGCGATACGTTCCCCAGTATACAGCGGAGGAGCAGAAAGAATTACTCGAAGAGAATTACCCGAATCAATGTGCACTCTGATTTGTCAGGAGGGCTTTCAATGAGAGAGATATCAACGGAATTGATCACCCGCACCGTTCGTGATTTATGTATTCAGGCCGCTTGTGACCTACCAAAGGATGTAGAAGAACTTCTTCAGAAAGCGTTGGAGAAAGAAACATCACAATTTGGAAAATATAGCTTGGACAAGATTCTGAAAAACGTAACCTTATCTCGAGAAGAACAGGCGCCAATGTGTCAAGATACCGGCATGACTGTCATTTTCGTTGAAGTGGGGCAAGAGGTGCATATTGTAGGTGAAAATCTGACAGAGGCGATCAACGAAGGCGTTCGGCAAGGGTATACAGAGGGATATTTGCGTAAATCCGTTGTGGAAGATCCTGTATTTCATCGAAACAATACCGGTGACAATACACCGGCTGTCATTCATACCGAAATCGTTCCTGGTGATCAAATTCGGATTCAAGTGTTGCCAAAAGGGGCGGGCAGTGAAAATATGGGGGCACTCAAAATGTGCAAACCTGCCGAAGGATTGGAAGGGATTAAGGAATTTGTCATCAAGACCATAACCGAAGCAGGAGGAAATCCCTGCCCGCCGGTGATTGTCGGTATTGGGATCGGCGGTACGATAGACAAATGTACGTTACTTGCCAAAAAGGCACTGACTCGAAAAGCTGGAGAGCCCCATCCGAATCCAGAATACGCCAAATTGGAACAAGAGCTTCTTGAAGAAATCAATAAACTGGGAATTGGTCCTCAAGGATTCGGGGGACAAGTGACTGCGTTAGCGGTTCATATAGAAACCTATCCCACCCATATCGCGATGATGCCAGTTTGCGTGACACTCAATTGCCATGCGGCACGACATAAAGAAGCTATTCTCTAAAGAGGTGTACAAAATGGCTGCTATCAAAAAAATTACGACTCCCCTAACATATGACCAAGTAAAGGGATTGAAGGCGGGCGATCAGGTCACGATTACAGGTGTAATTTTTACAGCACGGGATGCGGCTCACAAAATTTTGGTGGAAAATCTGAAAGCCGGCAATTCGCTGCCGGTCGATTTCAAGGATCAAATCATTTATTACGCTGGACCGACGCCCGCCAAACCAGGAAAAGTAATCGGATCCTGTGGACCTACCACCAGCAGTCGCATGGATGCCTATACACCAACCTTGCTTGGACAAGGGCTTCGAGGCATGATTGGCAAAGGCCCGCGTAGCAAAGAAGTCATCGAATCCATGAAAAATAATGGTGCGGTTTATTTCGCGGCTATTGGAGGTGCAGCAGCCCTCATTGCCAATTCAATTAAAAAAGTCGAGATCGTCGCCTATCCTGAATTGGGACCAGAAGCCATCCGCCGGATGGAGGTAGTGGACTATCCTTGCATTGTCGCCATCGACGCTGAAGGGAACAACCTTTACGAGTTGGGCGTGAAACAACACCGAGCGGCCGATTAAGTCCATTCAATTCTGGGAGGCGATCCGAATGCTTAGTTTCGATATAGTGATTGTTGGCGCCGGAGGCGCAGGGATGATGGCAGCGCTCGCAGCCAGTGAAGGTAACGATTTGAAAGTAGCGGTGCTCAGCAAAATTTACCCTACCCGTTCTCATACAGGAGCGGCTCAAGGAGGCATTAATGCTGCTCTGGGGAATCGGGACTCGTCAGACACCGTGGAAAAGCATTTTAGAGATACGGTGAAAGGCAGTGACTTTCTGGCCGATCAAGATGCGGTCGAATTTTTCACTTCAAACATGCCCAATATTATCAATGAACTTGATTACTACGGCGTTCCTTTTTCCCGGGACGAGAACGGGCGCGTGGCTCAACGTCCATTTGGTGGAGCATCCAGTCCAAGAACTTGTTATTCCGCGGATAAAACGGGACATGTTATTCTCCATACACTTTATGAACAATGCTTGAAAAATAACGTGAAATTTTTTGATGAGTGGTTCCTTTTATCCCTGGCGGTAGAAGATGGAAAGTTAGATGGCCTGGTAGCCATGGATATTCGAAGTGGTGAAATTTATCCTATTCAGGCCAAATCGGTGGTTATAGCCACAGGAGGATTCGGGAGAATTTACTGGAATCGAACGACAAATGCCATCAATATGA includes the following:
- a CDS encoding GAF domain-containing protein, with translation MLGDFLEKLFNRFLWFPFITAYIVLSGLVWYAISQMDWGNLKKTPIPVIIVASVLSILAALLFWWSYKETAKSLRFKRDFSESDKDLVKATDALDIMSKIGNQITKCISEPFSTANNHYTFHSICWLIRAFMINERSKDPKVVLFIPNEEESHLEPCGWANHSTRIQKFTLKISQENAAGFTYMTGEPYYLPDVNAPGVRFERNSYSNNSFCSLVTVPVKCGNEVIGVLSVTGQEKNSYNESEDIPYLRAFANALSPLVTHHLLGRKGVCGEHRETVGSKRTDHL
- a CDS encoding FecCD family ABC transporter permease; the protein is MINSDRLKRVRFTMISALFLLLALFVISVATGYISLSPAQLARTILGQGTSKENLILFDFRLPRIIITILAGMGLAVSGSILQSITRNPLSDPGVLGIHAGAGLMVVFYVMFFTAESTNFLYVLPLFALLGGIFAAAIIYILSYLKGEGVDPNRLVLIGVGIAAAMNGAILTLSTRLEREEYDFFANWMAGRIWGDDWTFVLALLPWILLLLPVVLAKSNVLNILNLHEHVSVGLGVHVERERLILIFIAVALSSASVSVSGSIPFIGLMAPHIARALVGPRHQWFLPIAAVLGAILLLAADTIGRVILDPSGIPAGIVVSIIGAPYFMYLMAKK
- a CDS encoding FecCD family ABC transporter permease, with amino-acid sequence MVEKENKVYSRPAIGTSLLAFGFILLIGSIVLGISVGAAHIDFQTVWRSIFHYDSTREADQIIVGIRLPRELGAAIVGAAFAVSGAIMQGMTRNPLADPGLLGLNAGASLALACVFAFHPSATYLSVMFVSFIGAGIGAGLVFGLGSLRPGGMSPVRITLAGAAVSALLSALGEGMALYYKLSQDLAFWTAGGVSGTNWLQLKLIFPVVVVGMMMAIVLSKHLTILSFGEEMAKGLGQRTLLTKAVLMTVVLILAGAAVSLVGPVAFVGLMVPNIVRYLVGTDYRWIIPCSAVFGGILMVLADTAARMVNAPYETPIGAIVSIAGVPFFLYLARKGGRK
- a CDS encoding iron-hydroxamate ABC transporter substrate-binding protein, translated to MRILKKCLFLSLIAVLVGLLAACGTNQNHFGLEADSSQKMRVYHSEHGDIKVPARPKRVAVLAASYVGNLLKLGIKPIAVNEWPKESQFFKGKLDDVEVVTTDSLEKLVALNPDLIITYSNDKNIKKYSEIAPTVAFTYDKYNYLQQHIEIGKLVGKEKEARAWVKEWQEKAKAARKKVREAIGDNVTVTVLEKYGKDIYVYGNNWGRGTEVIYQALGLKAPKKVEQDVFGPGYKAISAEVIPQYAGDYIFVGKGAEAADNSFMETDVWKRIPAVQKNHVIPFDSKSFYFNDPISLEKEMEFIVKALTKGKS
- a CDS encoding ABC transporter ATP-binding protein — translated: MSRLFTENLRIAYGDHDIVKNLNLNIPDNKITAIIGPNGCGKSTVLKAMARILAAKSGAVFLDGKEIIKESTKKIAQKMAILPQSLGAPEGLTVAELVSYGRFPYQKGMGRLKDQDREVINWALQVTGIASFRDREVDTLSGGQRQRVWIAMALAQETDIILLDEPTTYLDLAHQLEVLELLKYLNEKEKRTIVMVIHDLNHAARFADHIVAMKDGDIIKEGTAEEVMTSQVLRRVFHIDVEIGIDPRTKKPICLTYDLINRFHAMEEMAI
- a CDS encoding anion permease; the encoded protein is MQDVTKKHDKEVKVIPLLITLSIGVVIWFLPTPSGVTEQAWHLLAIFIATIVGLIIKPLPMGSVAILAIMATGLTKTLSIDDALSGFQNSTIWLIVIAFFISRGFIKTGLGTRIAYLFVKKFGKKTLGLSYSLLASDLILAPAMPSNTARAGGIIFPIIRSLSETFGSRPGDGTERKIGAFLTKVAFQGDMVTSAMFMTAMAANPLAANLAKDILKTDISWTSWAAAALVPGLVSLILIPLVLYKLYPPEIKETKGATELATQKLKELGPLKRSEKSMIAVFLLILFLWIFGEKGLPILGEIGATTTAFIGLSALLLTQVLTWSDIKKEENAWDTLTWFSALVMMATHLDKLGLISWFSNRMKDSVSDMAWVWGLVILAVVYFYSHYFFASATAHVSAMYSSFLAVITAAGAPGMLAALILAYFSNLYGCITHYGSGPAPVFFGSGYITQGKWWSLGLILSVMHIVVWFVIGGLWWKVLGLW
- a CDS encoding fumarate hydratase — protein: MREISTELITRTVRDLCIQAACDLPKDVEELLQKALEKETSQFGKYSLDKILKNVTLSREEQAPMCQDTGMTVIFVEVGQEVHIVGENLTEAINEGVRQGYTEGYLRKSVVEDPVFHRNNTGDNTPAVIHTEIVPGDQIRIQVLPKGAGSENMGALKMCKPAEGLEGIKEFVIKTITEAGGNPCPPVIVGIGIGGTIDKCTLLAKKALTRKAGEPHPNPEYAKLEQELLEEINKLGIGPQGFGGQVTALAVHIETYPTHIAMMPVCVTLNCHAARHKEAIL
- a CDS encoding Fe-S-containing hydro-lyase encodes the protein MAAIKKITTPLTYDQVKGLKAGDQVTITGVIFTARDAAHKILVENLKAGNSLPVDFKDQIIYYAGPTPAKPGKVIGSCGPTTSSRMDAYTPTLLGQGLRGMIGKGPRSKEVIESMKNNGAVYFAAIGGAAALIANSIKKVEIVAYPELGPEAIRRMEVVDYPCIVAIDAEGNNLYELGVKQHRAAD